The Candidatus Accumulibacter similis genome has a segment encoding these proteins:
- a CDS encoding diphosphate--fructose-6-phosphate 1-phosphotransferase, which yields MSTLVEQLLNTEAHRSIFETAVRQNPLPVCAAFGSSDHPQPVRFSNTSQVLGTKDAEGVRAQFPQTVAASGNVVLSSAGVSTAGVTGKRVAVLFSGGPAAGGHNVVCGLKRVLGAGNTLFGVKAGPKGLLKGSLFEITDANVDFILNTGGFDFLGSDRTKIKSAEQFAQVRETCIRHNLDAIVVVGGDDSNTNAAVLAESLFTGVKADGSGVQVIGVPKTIDGDLQIAGLLSISFGFDTATRIYSEMVGNILQDTSSSLKYWHFVKLMGRSASHVALEVALQTKPAIALISEEIAAKQESLASIIDRVARVIVDRSHKGMNYGVLLAPEGLIEFIPEMNAMIAELNDVLAHHAAEFAALADDAKAEFVGSKLSADNAALLASLPHYIVNMLLAERDSHGNLQVSLIPTEQLLIDMAKKRVRELDPAVPFAAHNHFLGYEGRCGAPTLFDAAYTYNLGLTAGSLILDGRTGYMATITGLSSGGTPQAIPLAGLLNIERRHGKDEFVIEKALVKMDSPAMKFFASRRDEWAAADLFSSPGPRQFWGPTTHQLPITVALNSGADSLMFRIG from the coding sequence ATGAGTACCCTCGTAGAACAGCTCCTCAACACCGAAGCGCACCGCTCGATCTTCGAGACGGCCGTGCGCCAGAACCCGCTGCCGGTCTGTGCCGCCTTCGGTTCCTCCGACCACCCGCAGCCGGTGCGCTTCAGCAACACCAGTCAGGTCCTTGGCACCAAGGATGCCGAAGGCGTTCGCGCGCAGTTCCCGCAAACCGTCGCCGCTTCCGGCAACGTCGTCCTCAGCTCGGCTGGCGTCAGCACCGCGGGCGTCACCGGCAAGCGCGTCGCCGTCCTCTTTTCCGGCGGGCCGGCGGCCGGCGGCCACAACGTCGTCTGCGGCCTGAAGCGCGTCCTCGGTGCGGGCAACACGCTGTTCGGCGTCAAGGCCGGACCCAAGGGCCTGCTCAAAGGATCGCTGTTCGAGATCACCGACGCCAACGTCGACTTCATCCTCAACACCGGCGGCTTCGATTTCCTCGGCTCGGACCGGACGAAGATCAAGTCGGCGGAGCAGTTCGCACAGGTGCGCGAGACCTGCATCAGGCACAACCTCGACGCGATCGTCGTCGTCGGCGGTGACGACTCGAACACCAACGCGGCGGTGCTCGCCGAATCGCTGTTCACCGGCGTCAAGGCCGACGGTTCCGGCGTCCAGGTCATCGGCGTGCCGAAGACGATCGACGGCGACCTGCAGATCGCCGGCCTGCTGTCGATCTCCTTCGGCTTCGACACCGCGACGCGAATCTACAGCGAGATGGTCGGCAACATCCTGCAGGACACCAGTTCGTCGCTGAAGTACTGGCACTTCGTCAAGCTGATGGGCCGCTCGGCCTCGCACGTCGCGCTCGAGGTGGCGCTGCAGACGAAACCGGCAATCGCGCTGATCTCCGAGGAGATCGCTGCCAAGCAGGAGTCGCTCGCCAGCATCATCGACCGCGTCGCCCGGGTAATCGTCGACCGTTCGCACAAGGGAATGAACTACGGCGTCCTGCTCGCACCCGAGGGCCTGATCGAGTTCATCCCCGAGATGAACGCGATGATCGCCGAACTCAACGACGTCCTGGCGCACCACGCCGCCGAGTTCGCGGCGCTCGCCGACGACGCCAAGGCGGAATTCGTCGGCAGCAAGCTGAGCGCCGACAACGCCGCCCTCCTCGCCTCGCTGCCGCACTACATCGTGAACATGCTGCTTGCCGAACGCGATTCGCACGGCAACCTGCAGGTCTCGCTGATCCCCACCGAGCAGTTGCTGATCGACATGGCGAAGAAGCGGGTGCGGGAACTCGACCCGGCCGTTCCCTTTGCCGCGCACAACCACTTCCTCGGCTACGAGGGCCGCTGCGGTGCGCCGACGCTTTTCGACGCCGCCTACACCTACAACCTCGGCCTCACCGCCGGCTCGCTGATCCTCGACGGCCGCACCGGCTACATGGCGACGATCACCGGACTGAGCAGCGGCGGCACGCCGCAGGCGATCCCGCTCGCCGGCCTGCTGAATATCGAGCGGCGGCATGGCAAGGACGAGTTCGTGATCGAGAAGGCGCTGGTGAAGATGGACTCGCCAGCGATGAAGTTCTTCGCTTCGCGGCGTGACGAGTGGGCGGCGGCTGACCTTTTCTCCTCACCGGGTCCGCGGCAGTTCTGGGGTCCGACGACGCACCAGCTGCCGATCACCGTCGCGCTGAACTCGGGTGCCGATTCGCTGATGTTCCGCATCGGCTGA
- the fbaA gene encoding class II fructose-bisphosphate aldolase, with amino-acid sequence MSASEVKPGVATGDELQAIFNLAKARQFALPAVNVINTSTVNAVMETAAELKSPAIIQFSNGGAQFFAGKGLDNSNQRSCVAGAVSGANHIHQLAALYGATIILHTDHAAKKLLPWIDGLLDAGEQYFKAHGKPLYSSHMLDLSEEPIEENIEICKRYLQRMSRMGMTLEIELGVTGGEEDGVDNTGVDSSRLYTQPEDVAYAYEELSKVSDRFTIAASFGNVHGVYKPGNVKLQPVILKNSQEFVQKKFGTGAQPINFVFHGGSGSTLEEIREAISYGVVKMNIDTDLQWAFWDGVMGFYKKNEGYLQGQIGNPEGDDKPNKKFYDPRAWLRKGEDAFRARLKQAFADLNNVGTLG; translated from the coding sequence ATGAGTGCATCAGAAGTCAAACCCGGCGTCGCCACCGGCGACGAGCTGCAGGCCATCTTCAATCTGGCGAAGGCCAGGCAGTTCGCCCTGCCGGCGGTGAATGTCATCAACACCAGCACGGTCAACGCGGTCATGGAGACCGCCGCCGAACTCAAGTCACCGGCGATCATCCAGTTCTCGAACGGCGGCGCGCAGTTCTTCGCCGGCAAGGGACTGGACAACAGCAACCAGCGTTCATGCGTCGCCGGTGCCGTCTCGGGCGCCAACCACATCCACCAGCTCGCCGCGCTCTACGGCGCGACGATCATCCTGCACACCGACCACGCGGCGAAGAAACTGCTGCCGTGGATCGACGGCCTGCTCGATGCCGGTGAGCAGTACTTCAAGGCGCATGGCAAGCCGCTCTACAGCTCGCACATGCTCGACCTCTCGGAAGAGCCGATCGAGGAGAACATCGAGATCTGCAAGCGTTATCTCCAGCGGATGAGCAGGATGGGGATGACGCTGGAAATCGAACTCGGCGTCACCGGCGGCGAAGAGGACGGCGTCGACAATACCGGCGTCGACAGCTCGCGCCTGTACACGCAGCCCGAGGACGTCGCCTACGCTTACGAGGAACTGTCGAAGGTCAGCGACCGCTTCACCATCGCCGCCTCGTTCGGCAACGTGCACGGCGTGTACAAGCCGGGCAACGTCAAGTTGCAGCCGGTCATCCTGAAGAACTCGCAGGAGTTCGTGCAGAAGAAATTCGGCACCGGCGCGCAGCCGATCAACTTCGTTTTCCACGGCGGCTCCGGGTCGACACTCGAGGAAATCCGCGAGGCCATCTCCTACGGCGTCGTCAAGATGAACATCGACACCGACCTGCAGTGGGCCTTCTGGGATGGCGTCATGGGCTTCTACAAGAAGAACGAAGGTTACCTGCAGGGCCAGATCGGCAACCCCGAAGGCGACGACAAGCCGAACAAGAAGTTCTACGACCCGCGCGCCTGGCTGCGCAAGGGCGAGGACGCGTTCCGTGCGCGCCTGAAGCAGGCGTTTGCCGACCTGAACAACGTCGGTACCCTCGGATAA
- a CDS encoding DUF4347 domain-containing protein produces the protein MTAAARQMFFVDSRVADYQTLIAGLAEGSEWHLLHAGADGIRQMERILSAHTGLDAIQVISHGAPGTLYLGSTMLTAGNLASYEATLQAIGRSLSETGDILLYGCSVAQGDGGQAFIAQLAAATGADVAASTDLTGKAALGGDWVMERSTGAIDNEPLSETKLQSTYAGLLAAILGNYSSEALSGTSGNDTIDGQGGNDTIDGGAGTDTAIFFEDRANFTVTTLSGVTRVYHSGGSGRYAYDELFLTNVEKLQFADATVAIAPSSNTLVIGTYFAEGMSGTGANETFDGRGGDDIIDGGAGTDTVIFFEDRANFTVTTLSGVTRVHHSGGSGRYAYDELFLTNVEKLQFADATVAIAPSSNTLVIGTYFAEGMSGTGANETFDGRGGNDTIDGGAGTDTVIFFEDRANFTVTTLSGVTRVYHSGGSGRYAYDELFLTNVEKLQFADATVAIAPSSNTLVIGTYFAEGMSGTGANETFDGRGGDDIIDGGAGTDTVIFFEDRANFTVTTLSGVTRVHHSGGSGRYAYDELFLTNVEKLQFADATVAVAPSSNTLVIGTYFAEGMSGTGANETFDGRGGNDTIDGGAGTDTVIFFEDRANFTVTTLSGVTRVYHSGGSGRYAYDELFLTNVEKLQFADATVAIAPSSNTLVIGTYFAEGMSGTGANETFDGRGGNDTIDGGAGTDTVIFFEDRANFTVTTLSGVTRVYHSGGSGRYAYDELFLTNVEKLQFADATVAIAPSSNTLVIGTYFAEGMSGTGANETFDGRGGDDIIDGGAGTDTVIFFEDRANFTVTTLSGVTRVHHSGGSGRYAYDELFLTNVEKLQFADATVAIAPSSNTLVIGTYFAEGMSGTGANETFDGRGGNDTIDGGAGTDTVIFFEDRANFTVTTLSGVTRVYHSGGSGRYAYDELFLTNVEKLQFADTTTPLMYSISPGSATVGEGAGTVSFTVARSGLLPAETVYVSTTQSEGTPNIGDYTGKLNEVLSFAAGETSKTVMLSITNDTVLENDETFGLVVQRDASDLLNTYLAKSTFTIHSDDAATLDDYSSTTATTGTISSGQTKRGAINFIGDTDWFKTSLVAGTAYQFELKGASSGSGTLKDPFLRLRDSDGNPVALAFADDGGTGFDSRFTFTPQTNGTYFLAAGTGYQENGMGTYALTQSVRTNAAGTSYKLTPQSPAVGEASGTLTFTLTRSGVMPSETVYASTVHGLKNGYADNTGNSDYNGLNNLGISFAAGQPSKTLSINIRDDALAEGNETFGVIIQAAPDPSINNWLARSSFTIVDNEPGLSSFRLSPQELVGDEATGHITVTLTRPAGLAPETVYVSTAAQPGGPANDADYVERNQYPVVFGQNEQTQSFDIQLLKDSVSEPREKFNLSVWRSANQNPQDLIFRSPFTIVDADDPSAPPLDRKSIFQKNDGMVGVLSDLMLAAYRFNDSFEIAQTFSKLKINALDLGSLAGYQKNGVFVNGNASAIVGRSSDAIFLSFTGTDEFWDKLGPSGWLQRENHFRLFDEFVVAVDQYASASGIKHIYVTGHSLGAAMAQAYMQKHPKDPKDGSVEYEAIVFANPGYGESLGGIGIGLNQPDTRMANILIEGDIIAVPDTFSPRRGDLYIVPTERSTVAELWGANTFDLHSQELYHEIGRKLEKLPSEFPDPASAQDLAIQTLFVPGMYVDATKAKPSLVYPQSQGAATTYALMKDASGQSTGFFSFANSTPVTVDMGAGQVSSTALHSVVGIGATGVAAVGAGVVLVGTPIKNLVVGSAVKVAKGLSIIGTALGNFIRGGHDDYIYAGGGDDIIDIGIGDGPDVYDGGDGVDTVIYASTTLGVVINLPVLSNNATGIEIDVDQIANIENVVGGSGPDRIIGSNVDNDLKGMAGNDTLDGGAGADSMTGGDGNDFYYVDHAGDVVSETNATTAGGIDLVFTTVASYTLGAQVENARILATGAANLTGNALDNLIYAGIGNNVLNGGAGSDTVTWVSGVSGASGVTASLANGTASGSGNDTLIGIEHLIGSSNADRLTGNGNANKLSGGLGNDTLDGGAGADSMTGGDGNDFYYVDHAGDVVSETNATASGGTDLVFTTVASYILGAHVENARILAAGAANLTGNALDNLLYAGLGNNVLNGGAGSDTVTWVSGVSGATGITASLASGSASGSGNDTLIGIEHLIGSSNGDRLTGNGNANRLSGGLGNDTLDGGAGADSMTGGDGNDFYYVDHAGDVVSETSAAAGGIDLVFTTVASYILGAHVENARILATGAANLTGNALDNLLYAGIGNNVLDGGTGSDTVTWVSGASGASGVTASLASGSASGSGNDTLIGIEHLIGSSNADRLTGNGNANKLSGGLGNDTLDGGAGADSMTGGDGNDFYYVDHAGDVVSETSAAAGGIDLVFTTVASYTLGAHVENARILATGAANLTGNALDNLIYAGIGNNVLNGGAGSDTVTWVSGVSGASGVTASLASGSASGSGNDNLIGIEHLIGSSNADRLTGNGNANRLGGGLGNDTLDGGAGADSMTGGDGNDFYYVDHAGDVVSETNAAAAGGTDLVFTTVASYTLGAHVENARILASGAANLTGNTLDNLLYAGLGNNVLNGGAGSDTVTWVSGVSGASGVTASLASGSASGSGTDTLIGIEHLVGSSNADRLTGDGNANKLSGGLGNDTLDGGGGADRLLGGLGNDSLIGGNGADIFRFDTLPDAASNRDTIGDYSVVDDTIELENAIFSSLTTTGALAVGRFRAGAGFNSAADADDYLIYDSSSGALYYDANGNTGAAPVQIASLTAGLALTSLDFLVT, from the coding sequence ATGACTGCCGCCGCCCGTCAAATGTTCTTCGTCGATTCCCGCGTCGCCGATTACCAGACCCTGATCGCCGGCCTGGCGGAGGGAAGCGAGTGGCATCTGCTGCATGCCGGCGCGGATGGCATCAGGCAGATGGAGCGGATCCTGTCGGCGCACACCGGGCTCGATGCGATCCAGGTCATTTCGCACGGCGCTCCGGGGACCTTGTACTTGGGCAGCACGATGCTGACCGCGGGCAACTTGGCGAGCTACGAGGCGACACTGCAAGCGATCGGACGGAGCTTGAGCGAGACCGGGGACATTTTGCTCTATGGTTGCAGTGTGGCGCAGGGCGATGGTGGGCAGGCGTTCATCGCGCAACTGGCGGCGGCCACGGGGGCTGATGTGGCTGCGTCGACGGATCTGACGGGGAAAGCGGCGTTGGGTGGGGATTGGGTGATGGAGCGCTCGACGGGTGCGATCGATAACGAACCGCTCTCCGAGACCAAGCTACAATCCACATACGCAGGGCTGCTGGCGGCAATTCTAGGCAACTACAGCTCGGAAGCCCTCAGCGGGACGAGCGGCAACGACACCATCGATGGACAAGGTGGCAACGACACCATCGACGGCGGTGCCGGCACCGACACGGCGATCTTTTTCGAGGACCGCGCCAATTTCACGGTGACCACGCTCAGCGGTGTGACGCGGGTCTATCACTCCGGCGGTTCAGGCCGTTACGCCTACGACGAGCTCTTCCTGACCAACGTCGAAAAGCTCCAGTTCGCCGATGCGACCGTCGCGATTGCGCCGAGCAGCAATACCCTCGTCATCGGCACCTATTTCGCGGAAGGCATGAGTGGCACGGGCGCCAACGAGACCTTTGACGGCCGGGGTGGAGACGACATCATCGACGGCGGTGCCGGCACCGACACGGTGATTTTTTTCGAGGACCGCGCCAACTTCACGGTGACCACGCTCAGCGGTGTGACGCGGGTCCATCACTCCGGCGGTTCCGGTCGTTACGCCTACGACGAGCTCTTCCTGACCAACGTCGAAAAGCTCCAGTTCGCCGATGCGACCGTCGCGATTGCGCCGAGCAGCAATACCCTCGTCATCGGCACCTATTTCGCGGAAGGCATGAGTGGCACGGGCGCCAACGAGACCTTTGACGGCCGGGGTGGCAACGACACCATCGATGGCGGTGCCGGCACCGACACGGTGATTTTCTTCGAGGACCGCGCCAACTTCACGGTGACCACGCTCAGCGGTGTGACGCGGGTCTATCACTCCGGCGGTTCCGGTCGTTACGCCTACGACGAGCTCTTCCTGACCAACGTCGAAAAGCTCCAGTTCGCCGATGCGACCGTCGCGATTGCGCCGAGCAGCAATACCCTCGTCATCGGCACCTATTTCGCGGAAGGCATGAGTGGCACGGGCGCCAACGAGACCTTTGACGGCCGGGGTGGAGACGACATCATCGACGGCGGTGCCGGCACCGACACGGTGATTTTTTTCGAGGACCGCGCCAACTTCACGGTGACCACGCTCAGCGGTGTGACGCGGGTCCATCACTCCGGCGGTTCCGGTCGTTACGCCTACGACGAGCTCTTCCTGACCAACGTCGAAAAGCTCCAGTTCGCCGATGCGACCGTCGCGGTTGCGCCGAGCAGCAATACCCTCGTCATCGGCACCTATTTCGCGGAAGGCATGAGTGGCACGGGCGCCAACGAGACCTTTGACGGCCGGGGTGGCAACGACACCATCGATGGCGGTGCCGGCACCGACACGGTGATTTTCTTCGAGGACCGCGCCAACTTCACGGTGACCACGCTCAGCGGTGTGACGCGGGTCTATCACTCCGGCGGTTCCGGTCGTTACGCCTACGACGAGCTCTTCCTGACCAACGTCGAAAAGCTCCAGTTCGCCGATGCGACCGTCGCGATTGCGCCGAGCAGCAATACCCTCGTCATCGGCACCTATTTCGCGGAAGGCATGAGTGGCACGGGCGCCAACGAGACCTTTGACGGCCGGGGTGGCAACGACACCATCGATGGCGGTGCCGGCACCGACACGGTGATTTTCTTCGAGGACCGCGCCAACTTCACGGTGACCACGCTCAGCGGTGTGACGCGGGTCTATCACTCCGGCGGTTCCGGTCGTTACGCCTACGACGAGCTCTTCCTGACCAACGTCGAAAAGCTCCAGTTCGCCGATGCGACCGTCGCGATTGCGCCGAGCAGCAATACCCTCGTCATCGGCACCTATTTCGCGGAAGGCATGAGTGGCACGGGCGCCAACGAGACCTTTGACGGCCGGGGTGGAGACGACATCATCGACGGCGGTGCCGGCACCGACACGGTGATTTTTTTCGAGGACCGCGCCAACTTCACGGTGACCACGCTCAGCGGTGTGACGCGGGTCCATCACTCCGGCGGTTCCGGTCGTTACGCCTACGACGAGCTCTTCCTGACCAACGTCGAAAAGCTCCAGTTCGCCGATGCGACCGTCGCGATTGCGCCGAGCAGCAATACCCTCGTCATCGGCACCTATTTCGCGGAAGGCATGAGTGGCACGGGCGCCAACGAGACCTTTGACGGCCGGGGTGGCAACGACACCATCGATGGCGGTGCCGGCACCGACACGGTGATTTTCTTCGAGGACCGCGCCAACTTCACGGTGACCACGCTCAGCGGTGTGACGCGGGTCTATCACTCCGGCGGTTCCGGTCGTTACGCCTACGACGAACTCTTCCTGACCAACGTCGAAAAGCTCCAGTTCGCCGATACGACCACCCCCCTGATGTACTCGATTTCTCCGGGGTCAGCGACGGTGGGCGAAGGGGCCGGTACGGTGAGCTTCACCGTCGCACGTTCCGGTTTGCTGCCGGCGGAGACGGTGTATGTATCCACCACGCAGAGCGAGGGCACCCCCAACATCGGAGATTACACCGGCAAGCTCAACGAAGTGCTGTCGTTCGCGGCAGGCGAAACATCGAAGACGGTGATGCTATCGATCACCAACGACACGGTACTGGAGAATGACGAGACCTTCGGGCTCGTTGTTCAGCGCGATGCCAGCGATTTGCTGAACACCTACCTGGCCAAGTCGACCTTCACGATACACAGTGACGATGCGGCAACCCTGGACGACTATTCCTCGACCACTGCAACGACTGGAACCATCTCCTCTGGCCAAACAAAACGAGGCGCGATCAACTTTATCGGTGACACGGATTGGTTCAAAACCAGTCTCGTCGCGGGAACCGCCTACCAATTCGAGTTGAAGGGCGCCTCATCCGGCTCGGGAACGCTGAAGGATCCGTTCCTGCGTCTTCGCGACAGCGACGGCAACCCGGTTGCATTGGCTTTTGCCGATGATGGAGGTACTGGTTTCGACTCGAGGTTCACGTTCACTCCCCAAACCAACGGTACCTATTTTCTGGCGGCTGGTACCGGCTATCAGGAAAACGGGATGGGGACATACGCGCTCACGCAGTCAGTTCGCACCAATGCCGCGGGAACCAGCTACAAGCTCACACCCCAGTCGCCAGCGGTCGGCGAAGCGAGCGGAACCTTGACCTTTACGCTGACCCGTTCGGGTGTGATGCCTTCGGAGACTGTATATGCCAGTACTGTTCACGGCCTGAAGAATGGCTATGCTGACAATACTGGAAACAGCGACTACAACGGGCTGAACAACCTCGGAATCAGCTTCGCTGCAGGACAACCCTCGAAGACATTAAGCATCAATATCCGCGACGATGCCTTGGCCGAGGGAAATGAGACGTTTGGCGTAATCATCCAAGCTGCGCCGGATCCGTCGATCAACAATTGGTTGGCCCGGTCCAGCTTTACGATTGTCGACAATGAGCCCGGACTATCCAGCTTCCGGCTTTCACCGCAGGAACTGGTTGGTGACGAAGCCACCGGCCACATCACCGTGACCCTGACACGCCCGGCGGGCCTTGCTCCGGAAACCGTCTACGTCAGCACGGCAGCGCAGCCCGGCGGCCCGGCGAACGATGCCGACTATGTCGAAAGGAATCAATATCCGGTGGTCTTTGGGCAGAACGAGCAAACACAGTCTTTCGATATTCAACTGCTCAAAGACAGTGTGTCGGAGCCCCGGGAGAAATTCAATCTTTCCGTGTGGCGCAGCGCGAACCAGAATCCGCAAGACCTGATCTTCAGGAGCCCGTTCACTATTGTGGATGCGGACGACCCGTCTGCGCCGCCTCTCGATAGGAAATCAATCTTTCAGAAAAACGATGGAATGGTCGGAGTCCTGTCCGATCTGATGTTAGCCGCGTATCGATTCAATGATTCTTTCGAAATCGCACAAACGTTCAGCAAGTTGAAGATAAATGCCCTGGATCTGGGAAGTCTGGCGGGTTATCAGAAGAATGGCGTATTTGTCAATGGAAACGCATCGGCAATTGTCGGCCGCTCCAGTGATGCAATATTCCTGTCTTTTACTGGCACAGACGAGTTTTGGGACAAACTGGGACCTTCTGGCTGGCTGCAGCGCGAGAATCATTTTCGTTTGTTTGATGAGTTTGTTGTCGCCGTTGATCAATACGCGAGTGCTTCCGGTATCAAGCATATTTATGTGACAGGGCACAGCCTTGGCGCCGCAATGGCGCAAGCGTACATGCAGAAACATCCGAAAGATCCGAAAGATGGGTCTGTCGAGTACGAAGCGATAGTCTTTGCGAATCCGGGATATGGCGAAAGCCTGGGCGGGATTGGGATCGGGCTGAATCAGCCTGACACCAGAATGGCGAACATATTGATTGAAGGCGACATAATCGCGGTACCCGATACATTTAGTCCTCGTAGAGGAGACCTTTACATCGTACCGACCGAGCGAAGCACCGTTGCTGAGTTGTGGGGGGCAAACACATTTGACCTGCATTCGCAAGAGTTGTACCATGAGATCGGGCGTAAGCTGGAGAAACTGCCCTCCGAGTTTCCGGACCCCGCCAGTGCGCAAGACTTGGCTATCCAGACGCTGTTCGTCCCTGGAATGTACGTGGATGCGACTAAGGCAAAGCCGTCATTGGTCTACCCGCAATCCCAGGGAGCTGCCACCACCTATGCGCTGATGAAAGACGCGTCTGGACAGTCGACTGGATTTTTCTCGTTCGCAAATTCGACGCCGGTCACGGTGGATATGGGTGCGGGGCAGGTTTCTTCTACGGCTCTACACAGCGTGGTTGGCATAGGGGCTACCGGGGTGGCTGCGGTGGGTGCGGGTGTGGTGCTCGTTGGTACGCCCATAAAAAACCTCGTGGTCGGAAGCGCTGTTAAAGTTGCTAAAGGCCTGTCGATCATTGGAACTGCCTTGGGGAATTTCATAAGAGGAGGCCACGATGACTACATCTATGCCGGCGGCGGTGACGACATCATCGACATCGGAATAGGTGACGGTCCTGATGTCTATGACGGCGGGGATGGCGTCGACACGGTGATCTACGCTTCAACGACATTGGGGGTTGTCATCAACCTGCCCGTGCTCAGCAACAACGCTACCGGCATAGAGATCGATGTCGACCAGATTGCCAACATTGAGAACGTCGTCGGCGGGAGCGGGCCGGACCGCATTATCGGCTCCAACGTGGACAACGATCTGAAAGGGATGGCCGGCAACGACACCCTCGACGGTGGCGCCGGCGCCGATTCGATGACCGGCGGCGACGGCAACGACTTCTACTACGTCGACCACGCCGGCGACGTCGTCAGCGAGACCAACGCCACCACCGCTGGCGGCATCGACCTCGTCTTCACCACCGTCGCCAGCTACACCCTCGGCGCCCAAGTCGAGAACGCCCGCATCCTCGCCACCGGCGCCGCCAACCTCACCGGCAATGCCCTCGACAACCTCATCTACGCGGGTATCGGCAACAACGTCCTCAACGGCGGCGCCGGCAGCGACACCGTCACTTGGGTCTCCGGCGTCAGCGGCGCCAGCGGCGTCACCGCCAGCCTCGCCAACGGCACCGCCAGCGGGTCCGGCAACGACACCCTGATCGGCATCGAGCACCTGATCGGCTCGTCGAACGCCGACCGCCTCACCGGTAACGGCAACGCCAACAAACTCAGTGGCGGCCTCGGCAACGACACCCTCGACGGCGGCGCCGGCGCCGATTCGATGACCGGCGGCGACGGCAACGACTTCTACTATGTGGACCACGCCGGCGACGTCGTCAGCGAGACCAACGCCACCGCCTCTGGCGGCACCGACCTCGTATTCACCACCGTCGCCAGTTACATCCTGGGCGCCCACGTCGAGAACGCCCGCATCCTTGCCGCCGGCGCCGCCAACCTCACCGGCAATGCCCTCGACAACCTCCTCTACGCCGGCCTCGGCAACAACGTCCTCAATGGCGGCGCCGGCAGCGACACCGTCACCTGGGTCTCCGGCGTCAGCGGCGCTACCGGCATCACTGCCAGCCTCGCCAGCGGCAGCGCCAGCGGTTCCGGCAACGACACCCTGATCGGCATCGAGCACCTGATCGGCTCGTCGAACGGCGACCGCCTCACCGGTAACGGCAACGCCAACAGACTCAGCGGCGGCCTCGGCAACGACACCCTCGACGGCGGCGCCGGCGCCGATTCGATGACCGGCGGCGACGGCAACGACTTCTACTATGTCGACCACGCCGGCGACGTCGTCAGCGAGACCAGCGCCGCCGCTGGCGGCATCGACCTCGTGTTCACCACCGTCGCCAGCTACATCCTGGGCGCGCACGTAGAGAACGCCCGCATCCTTGCCACCGGCGCCGCCAACCTGACGGGCAATGCCCTCGACAACCTCCTCTACGCCGGCATCGGGAACAACGTCCTCGACGGCGGCACCGGCAGCGACACCGTCACCTGGGTCTCCGGCGCCAGCGGCGCCAGCGGCGTCACCGCCAGCCTCGCCAGCGGCAGCGCCAGCGGCTCCGGCAACGACACCCTGATCGGCATCGAGCACCTGATCGGCTCGTCGAACGCCGACCGCCTCACCGGTAACGGCAACGCCAACAAACTCAGCGGCGGCCTCGGCAACGACACCCTCGACGGCGGCGCCGGCGCCGATTCGATGACCGGCGGCGACGGCAACGACTTCTACTATGTCGACCACGCCGGCGACGTCGTCAGCGAGACCAGCGCCGCCGCTGGCGGCATCGACCTCGTCTTCACCACCGTCGCCAGCTACACCCTGGGCGCGCACGTCGAGAACGCCCGCATCCTTGCCACAGGCGCTGCCAACCTCACCGGCAATGCCCTCGACAACCTCATCTACGCGGGCATCGGCAACAACGTCCTCAATGGCGGCGCCGGCAGCGACACCGTCACCTGGGTCTCTGGCGTCAGCGGCGCCAGCGGCGTCACCGCGAGCCTCGCCAGCGGCAGCGCTTCCGGTTCCGGCAACGACAACCTGATCGGCATCGAGCATCTCATCGGCTCGTCGAACGCCGACCGCCTCACCGGTAACGGCAACGCCAACAGGCTCGGCGGCGGCCTCGGCAACGACACCCTCGACGGCGGCGCCGGCGCCGATTCGATGACCGGCGGCGACGGCAACGACTTCTACTACGTCGACCACGCCGGCGACGTCGTCAGCGAGACCAACGCCGCCGCCGCTGGCGGCACCGACCTCGTCTTCACCACCGTCGCCAGCTACACCCTGGGCGCCCACGTCGAGAACGCCCGCATCCTTGCCAGCGGCGCCGCCAACCTGACGGGGAACACGCTCGACAACCTCCTCTACGCCGGCCTCGGCAACAACGTCCTCAATGGCGGCGCCGGCAGCGACACCGTCACCTGGGTCTCCGGCGTCAGCGGCGCCAGCGGCGTCACCGCCAGCCTCGCCAGCGGCAGCGCCAGCGGTTCCGGCACCGACACCCTGATCGGCATCGAGCACCTGGTCGGCTCGTCGAACGCCGACCGTCTCACCGGCGACGGCAACGCCAACAAACTCAGCGGCGGCCTCGGCAACGACACCCTCGACGGCGGTGGTGGCGCCGATCGCTTGCTCGGCGGGCTTGGCAACGACAGCCTCATCGGAGGCAATGGGGCCGATATCTTCCGCTTCGACACCCTGCCGGATGCCGCCAGCAACCGCGACACGATCGGCGACTACAGCGTCGTCGATGACACCATCGAACTCGAGAACGCAATCTTCAGTTCGCTGACGACTACCGGTGCCCTCGCCGTCGGCCGGTTCCGCGCCGGCGCCGGCTTCAACAGCGCCGCCGACGCAGACGACTACCTGATCTACGACAGCAGCAGCGGTGCGCTGTACTACGACGCGAACGGCAACACCGGCGCGGCCCCGGTGCAGATCGCGAGTCTCACGGCTGGTCTCGCGCTCACGAGTCTCGATTTTCTCGTCACCTGA